A single region of the Chitinivibrionia bacterium genome encodes:
- the rsmB gene encoding 16S rRNA (cytosine(967)-C(5))-methyltransferase RsmB, whose amino-acid sequence MTGENRRERSEEKRDYNRDGRRDNRDNSRREDRRFGDRQDDRRGGGGGNRGNARFEKRNDKDRSFGPRRREERPLREDGSGGRNIRRLNERITDARSIAFEVLFKFFIKGFDIETTIDKLFDQKDFITKEPLVSQTEKRLAYEIIYGVLRNKSLLDFAVEKYLAVPVREEEALKVILQIGAYQILYLTKIPDFAAVNESVNLCKRHSQTSKFSDLTNAVLRKLIAEKAASRGRNFPEISNSVPFAEKIAIEYSHPLWLVERWIEQFGKTPTQKILQFNNTIPDIFIRRNVALTSKNKFEATVAKSCANGVARGVGFNGLYYKLQAGERIDRNDLFLSGQCTVQAPSSGWVVALLDVENGKKILDLCAAPGGKTTLLSEVAPNSQIVAADISFSRTKMISDTLKRLSIRNVDIVAADAKSLGMSEKFDFCLIDAPCSATGVINHHPEARWIRDEEAIKKAAARQKEILKSAVQTVDVGGIIVYSTCSLENEENRAQVEIFLEENPNFVLIPAKEKIKDGQLLSDNGDFLEITPNKNGADAIFAARFQRVE is encoded by the coding sequence ATGACAGGCGAAAACAGAAGAGAGCGGAGCGAAGAAAAACGCGATTACAACCGAGACGGCAGGCGTGATAACCGCGATAACAGCAGGCGTGAAGACAGGCGTTTTGGCGACAGACAAGACGATAGGCGCGGCGGTGGCGGTGGCAATCGCGGGAATGCAAGATTTGAAAAAAGAAACGACAAAGACAGAAGTTTCGGACCGAGAAGACGTGAAGAACGCCCACTCCGCGAAGACGGTAGCGGCGGTCGCAACATTCGCAGGCTTAACGAAAGAATAACAGACGCGCGAAGCATTGCATTTGAAGTGCTTTTTAAGTTTTTTATTAAAGGCTTCGACATAGAAACAACAATTGACAAGCTTTTCGACCAAAAAGATTTTATTACAAAAGAGCCGCTCGTCTCTCAAACGGAAAAACGGCTTGCTTACGAAATAATTTACGGCGTTTTGCGAAATAAATCTCTGCTCGATTTTGCAGTAGAAAAATATCTGGCGGTGCCCGTTCGCGAGGAAGAAGCGTTAAAGGTAATACTTCAAATCGGCGCGTACCAAATATTATATCTGACAAAAATTCCCGACTTTGCGGCAGTGAACGAAAGCGTAAATTTATGTAAAAGACATTCGCAGACAAGTAAATTTTCGGATTTGACAAACGCTGTTTTAAGAAAACTTATAGCTGAAAAAGCCGCCTCTCGCGGACGAAATTTCCCCGAAATATCGAACAGCGTGCCGTTCGCCGAAAAAATTGCAATAGAATATTCGCACCCGCTTTGGCTTGTGGAAAGATGGATAGAGCAGTTTGGCAAAACGCCCACGCAAAAGATTTTGCAGTTCAATAATACTATCCCCGATATTTTTATTCGCAGAAACGTCGCTCTTACAAGCAAGAATAAGTTTGAGGCGACAGTCGCCAAAAGCTGTGCAAACGGCGTTGCGCGCGGCGTGGGCTTTAACGGTTTGTATTACAAATTACAGGCAGGCGAGCGAATTGACAGAAACGACTTGTTTTTGTCGGGGCAATGCACGGTTCAAGCGCCGTCTTCGGGCTGGGTAGTCGCCTTGCTCGATGTTGAAAACGGCAAAAAAATTCTCGATTTGTGCGCTGCGCCCGGTGGAAAAACAACGCTTCTTTCCGAAGTTGCGCCTAATTCTCAAATTGTTGCGGCAGATATAAGTTTCTCGCGGACAAAAATGATTTCGGATACGCTCAAACGCCTTTCCATAAGAAACGTTGATATTGTCGCCGCAGACGCAAAAAGTTTGGGAATGTCTGAAAAATTCGACTTTTGTCTAATCGACGCGCCGTGCAGTGCAACGGGAGTAATAAATCACCACCCCGAAGCGCGTTGGATACGCGACGAAGAGGCAATCAAAAAAGCGGCGGCGCGCCAAAAGGAAATCCTGAAAAGCGCAGTGCAAACAGTTGATGTCGGTGGAATTATTGTTTACTCTACCTGTTCTCTCGAAAACGAAGAAAATAGAGCTCAGGTCGAGATTTTTTTAGAGGAAAACCCGAATTTCGTCCTTATTCCTGCAAAAGAAAAGATAAAAGACGGACAATTATTATCGGACAACGGTGATTTCTTGGAAATAACGCCGAACAAAAACGGCGCCGACGCTATTTTTGCGGCGAGATTTCAGAGAGTAGAATAA
- the fmt gene encoding methionyl-tRNA formyltransferase has protein sequence MKIAFFGTADFGISALKAILNSHHEISAIITNPPKPAGRGLHLRKSPINIFAEEQRIAPIFTPESIKDEKFIEELKKIEADLFVVVAFSILPKVVFSIPKYGTYNIHAALLPAFRGPAPIQRAIESGAKTTGVSVFRIDMGVDTGDIVLQKECEIQSDDDTPSLYEKLSVLGATALMAALEKIENGEVEYKSQDKTKATKAPLLKKEEAIINWQESAVQIANKIRAFKPFPSSYTTLSDEQIIIEKASAQNIETRRSRLDTNNTDGKIGEIIEITKNEICVQTGDGVLVITELKPAGKRAMSARDFINGKQIKEGIILK, from the coding sequence TTCGGCACAGCGGATTTCGGGATTTCGGCGTTAAAAGCGATACTGAATTCACATCACGAAATTTCGGCAATAATAACTAATCCGCCAAAACCTGCGGGGCGCGGCTTGCATTTGCGCAAATCGCCGATAAATATATTTGCCGAAGAGCAAAGAATTGCGCCGATTTTTACTCCCGAAAGCATAAAAGACGAAAAATTTATAGAAGAATTAAAGAAAATCGAAGCGGATTTGTTTGTGGTAGTGGCGTTTTCGATTTTGCCGAAAGTTGTTTTTTCTATACCAAAATACGGCACATACAATATTCACGCGGCGCTTCTGCCTGCATTTCGAGGACCTGCGCCAATTCAGCGGGCAATCGAAAGCGGTGCGAAGACGACGGGCGTTTCGGTTTTCAGAATTGACATGGGAGTTGATACCGGCGATATAGTATTGCAAAAAGAGTGCGAAATTCAGTCCGACGACGACACCCCGTCGCTTTACGAAAAATTAAGTGTTTTGGGTGCAACAGCTCTTATGGCGGCGCTCGAAAAAATAGAAAACGGCGAGGTAGAATACAAATCGCAAGATAAAACAAAAGCGACAAAAGCGCCGCTCCTAAAAAAAGAAGAGGCTATAATAAATTGGCAAGAGAGCGCAGTACAAATCGCCAACAAAATCCGCGCCTTTAAACCATTTCCAAGTTCTTACACTACACTTTCAGACGAACAAATAATAATCGAAAAAGCGTCTGCCCAAAATATAGAGACGCGACGCTCGCGTCTTGATACGAATAATACGGACGGCAAAATTGGCGAAATCATAGAAATTACAAAAAACGAAATCTGTGTGCAGACAGGCGACGGCGTTTTGGTCATTACAGAACTGAAACCCGCGGGAAAAAGAGCTATGTCGGCGCGAGATTTTATTAACGGAAAACAAATTAAAGAGGGAATTATATTAAAATGA